The following proteins come from a genomic window of Streptomyces sp. GS7:
- a CDS encoding MFS transporter — protein MTNPPPRPPITRRALITRLGIPPTLAWGYLGLLLFMVGDGVESGYLSPYLIDRGIPESRVALLFTVYGIAAALAAWLSSVLADLWGPRRVMWTGLVIWAAFQLLFLAAALPSSSYPLMLLGYGLRGLGYPLFAYGFLVWIAGVAPRARLGTAMGWFWFAFTGGLPTLGSLVAGGLIPRIGAYATLWAALALVAAGGLIALLLVRDAHGGRRQRPEGEGPLATLLGSVTILWRNPRVGAGSVVRVINTASQFGFFVILPIHFTKTVGFGLTQWLHLLSAMFATNIFANLLFGVVGDRLGWRRTIAWFGGAGCTLSTLLLFYVPTTAGPSFPLALAVAAFYGATLAGYVPISALMPSLEPRHKGQALAALNLGAGASTFVGPAVVAAFVGPLGVEGVVWIFAGMYAVSTGLTLFLKLPDESAAGAGAGRDATAPQTASARA, from the coding sequence ATGACGAACCCTCCTCCGCGTCCGCCGATCACCCGCCGGGCGCTGATCACCCGTCTCGGCATCCCGCCCACCCTCGCCTGGGGCTACCTCGGGCTGCTCCTCTTCATGGTCGGAGACGGAGTCGAGTCCGGCTACCTCTCGCCGTACCTCATCGACCGCGGCATCCCGGAGTCCCGGGTCGCGCTCCTGTTCACCGTCTACGGTATCGCCGCCGCCCTCGCCGCCTGGCTCTCCAGCGTGCTCGCCGACCTGTGGGGCCCACGCCGGGTGATGTGGACCGGACTCGTCATCTGGGCCGCCTTCCAGCTGCTCTTCCTCGCCGCCGCCCTCCCGTCGTCCAGCTATCCGCTGATGCTGCTCGGCTACGGCCTCCGCGGCCTGGGCTACCCGCTGTTCGCCTACGGGTTCCTGGTCTGGATCGCCGGCGTCGCGCCCCGCGCACGGCTGGGCACGGCGATGGGCTGGTTCTGGTTCGCGTTCACCGGCGGGCTGCCGACGCTCGGTTCCCTCGTCGCCGGCGGGCTGATCCCGCGCATCGGCGCCTACGCCACGCTGTGGGCGGCGCTGGCGCTGGTGGCCGCGGGCGGGCTGATCGCGCTGCTGCTCGTCCGCGACGCCCACGGCGGCAGGCGGCAGCGGCCCGAGGGCGAGGGGCCGCTGGCCACCCTGCTCGGCAGCGTCACGATCCTCTGGCGCAACCCCCGGGTCGGCGCCGGATCCGTCGTACGGGTCATCAACACCGCGTCGCAGTTCGGGTTCTTCGTCATCCTGCCGATCCACTTCACCAAGACCGTCGGCTTCGGCCTCACCCAGTGGCTGCATCTGCTCAGCGCGATGTTCGCCACCAACATCTTCGCCAACCTCCTCTTCGGCGTGGTCGGCGACCGGCTCGGCTGGCGGCGCACCATCGCCTGGTTCGGCGGCGCCGGCTGCACCCTGAGCACCCTGCTCCTCTTCTACGTCCCGACCACCGCGGGCCCGAGCTTCCCGCTCGCCTTGGCCGTGGCCGCGTTCTACGGGGCTACGCTGGCGGGATACGTACCGATATCAGCGTTGATGCCTTCTCTGGAGCCGCGGCACAAGGGACAGGCGCTGGCCGCGCTCAACCTGGGCGCCGGCGCCAGCACCTTCGTCGGACCAGCCGTCGTCGCGGCCTTCGTCGGGCCGCTCGGCGTCGAAGGGGTGGTCTGGATCTTCGCGGGGATGTACGCGGTGAGCACCGGACTCACCCTCTTCCTGAAGCTGCCGGACGAGTCGGCCGCGGGGGCGGGCGCCGGCCGGGACGCCACCGCGCCGCAGACCGCGTCGGCCCGGGCGTGA
- a CDS encoding ABC transporter permease, which produces MARMTARRALLAVPVLLAVTLGVFAIAAASPFDPVQAYAGTAGLTASQHNLDQLRHNLGADRPLLARWWDWLTGALTGDLGDSAALRAPVSQVIGERIGWSVLLCALAFTLAVLAGTLLGVLAARRRGGPLDRAVTSAAYTLEAAPPFWLGLLAVWLGAIELGVLPAGGLTDTGSDVATAGQIARHALLPALVLAVSQLPWFVLYVRQGVGDALDEDPVRGARARGLRERTVLLGHALRCGLLPVLTLVGSRVPELITGALLVETVFSWPGIAAATVQAATGVDFPLLAALTVLATAAVLAGNLLSDLLYGLADPRVGFDG; this is translated from the coding sequence ATGGCGCGGATGACCGCACGGCGGGCGCTGCTCGCCGTGCCGGTCCTGCTCGCCGTCACCCTCGGGGTGTTCGCGATCGCCGCGGCCTCGCCCTTCGACCCGGTGCAGGCGTACGCCGGCACCGCCGGGCTGACCGCCTCGCAGCACAACCTCGACCAGCTCCGGCACAACCTCGGCGCCGACCGCCCGCTGCTCGCCCGCTGGTGGGACTGGCTGACCGGCGCCCTCACCGGCGACCTCGGCGACTCGGCCGCGCTGCGCGCCCCGGTCTCCCAGGTCATCGGCGAACGCATCGGCTGGTCCGTGCTGCTGTGCGCCCTCGCCTTCACGCTCGCCGTGCTCGCCGGCACCCTGCTCGGCGTGCTGGCCGCCCGGCGCCGCGGCGGCCCGCTCGACCGCGCGGTCACGTCCGCCGCCTACACCCTCGAAGCCGCGCCGCCGTTCTGGCTCGGACTGCTCGCCGTCTGGCTGGGCGCGATCGAACTGGGCGTGCTGCCGGCCGGCGGACTCACCGACACCGGCAGCGACGTCGCCACCGCGGGCCAGATCGCCCGCCATGCGCTGCTGCCCGCGCTGGTGCTGGCCGTCTCCCAGCTCCCGTGGTTCGTGCTCTACGTACGGCAGGGCGTCGGCGACGCGCTGGACGAGGACCCGGTACGCGGCGCCCGGGCGCGCGGGCTGCGGGAGCGGACCGTACTGCTCGGGCACGCGCTGCGCTGCGGACTGCTGCCGGTGCTGACCCTCGTCGGCTCCCGGGTCCCGGAACTGATCACCGGTGCGCTGCTGGTCGAGACCGTCTTCAGCTGGCCGGGCATCGCCGCCGCCACCGTCCAGGCGGCCACCGGCGTGGACTTCCCGCTGCTGGCCGCGCTGACGGTGCTCGCCACCGCCGCCGTGCTGGCCGGCAACCTGCTGTCCGACCTGCTGTACGGACTGGCCGACCCGAGGGTGGGGTTCGATGGCTGA
- a CDS encoding ABC transporter ATP-binding protein, translated as MLELRGITAGYDRRAPAVRGLSLTIAPGEAVGLLGPSGCGKSTLARVAALLHRPDAGTVTVDGEPARGWRHRAPRDLRTAFGVLFQQPRLSADPRLRLAELIAEPLRATGRRAEIPCRVGELADRVGLGADLLARRPHEVSDGQLQRACLARALVLRPRWLICDEMTAMLDASTTAALVAVVESYRRESGAGLLAVGHDRTLLERWCDRTVRWAELGGSPEMPPAR; from the coding sequence ATGCTTGAACTGCGCGGCATCACGGCCGGATACGACCGCCGCGCCCCGGCCGTCCGCGGCCTCTCGCTCACCATCGCCCCCGGGGAGGCGGTCGGACTGCTGGGTCCCAGCGGCTGCGGCAAGTCCACCCTGGCGCGGGTCGCCGCCCTGCTGCACCGGCCCGACGCCGGCACCGTGACCGTGGACGGCGAGCCCGCCCGCGGCTGGCGGCACCGCGCACCCCGGGACCTGCGCACCGCCTTCGGCGTGCTGTTCCAGCAGCCCCGGCTCTCCGCGGATCCCCGCCTGCGCCTCGCCGAGCTGATCGCCGAGCCGCTGCGCGCCACCGGCCGCCGAGCCGAGATCCCGTGCCGGGTAGGGGAGTTGGCGGACCGGGTCGGCCTCGGCGCCGACCTGCTCGCCCGCCGCCCGCACGAGGTCAGCGACGGCCAGCTGCAACGCGCCTGCCTGGCCCGCGCCCTGGTGCTGCGGCCGCGCTGGCTGATCTGCGACGAGATGACCGCGATGCTGGACGCCTCCACCACCGCGGCGCTGGTGGCCGTCGTGGAGTCGTACCGCAGGGAGAGCGGCGCCGGACTGCTCGCGGTCGGCCATGACCGCACCCTCCTGGAGCGCTGGTGCGACCGGACGGTCCGCTGGGCCGAGTTGGGCGGCTCCCCGGAAATGCCGCCCGCCCGCTGA
- a CDS encoding ABC transporter substrate-binding protein: protein MTARSIRGAVAAATAATMALAATACAAPDDGRGAGRAADSAVVGIAHEPETLSPLLGYGKDGNSKIFDGLLTHDAGMALRPALAAALPKVTDGGTTYTYPLRRGVTFSDGKPFTADDVVFTYRTILDAKTNNASKAELDAIEKVEKKDDRTVVFHLKYPYAPFAERTVLPIAPRHIAGEQDVNTGSFTTRPIGTGPYVLTDWSKGEKLTFTANPHYWGGVPKVKRLTMAVVKDDDIRATRLRSGDLDGAILPPDLAAAFKADKGRTTLAAKTFDYRNVTLPGANPVTGDRAVRRALDLAVDRRAMVKGILSGAGKPAYGPVPTDSPWFAKGTERPYDLAEARRILDGAGWTEGLDGIREKDGRRASFTLWYLSGDTLRQEHALAFASDARKAGIEARVESGTWEAIAPHMKQDAVLAGGGSPADPDFDQYLLLHSSLAGDGFNNMSRYADATVDEQLVAARRTDDRAARKAAYDTIQRRLAENPAYVFLTHVDHLYVIADRWQGLTTQVEPHDHGLASGPWWNAEDWQPAK from the coding sequence ATGACGGCCCGGTCCATACGGGGAGCGGTCGCCGCGGCCACGGCGGCCACCATGGCGCTCGCGGCGACGGCCTGCGCGGCACCGGACGACGGCCGCGGCGCCGGCAGGGCCGCGGACTCCGCCGTCGTCGGGATCGCCCACGAACCGGAGACGCTCAGCCCGCTGCTGGGCTACGGCAAGGACGGCAACTCCAAGATCTTCGACGGACTGCTCACCCACGACGCCGGGATGGCGCTCCGGCCCGCCCTCGCCGCCGCCCTCCCCAAGGTCACCGACGGCGGTACAACCTACACCTACCCGCTCCGCCGGGGCGTCACGTTCAGCGACGGCAAGCCCTTCACCGCCGACGACGTGGTCTTCACCTACCGCACCATCCTCGACGCGAAGACCAACAACGCCTCCAAGGCCGAACTGGACGCCATCGAGAAGGTGGAGAAGAAGGACGACCGGACCGTCGTCTTCCATCTCAAGTACCCCTACGCGCCGTTCGCCGAGCGCACCGTGCTGCCCATCGCCCCCCGGCACATCGCGGGCGAGCAGGACGTCAACACCGGCTCCTTCACCACCAGGCCGATCGGCACCGGGCCGTACGTCCTCACCGACTGGTCCAAGGGCGAGAAGCTCACTTTCACCGCCAACCCCCACTACTGGGGCGGGGTGCCCAAGGTGAAGCGCCTCACCATGGCGGTCGTCAAGGACGACGACATCCGCGCCACCCGGCTGCGCTCCGGCGACCTCGACGGCGCCATCCTGCCGCCCGACCTCGCCGCCGCCTTCAAGGCCGACAAGGGCCGTACCACCCTCGCCGCCAAGACCTTCGACTACCGCAACGTCACCCTGCCCGGCGCCAACCCGGTCACCGGCGACCGGGCCGTACGCCGGGCACTGGACCTCGCGGTGGACCGCCGGGCCATGGTCAAGGGCATCCTGAGCGGCGCCGGCAAGCCGGCCTACGGGCCGGTGCCCACCGACAGCCCGTGGTTCGCCAAGGGCACCGAGCGCCCGTACGACCTCGCCGAGGCGCGGCGCATCCTCGACGGCGCGGGCTGGACGGAGGGCCTCGACGGCATCCGGGAGAAGGACGGCCGCCGCGCCTCCTTCACCCTCTGGTACCTCTCCGGCGACACGCTCCGCCAGGAGCACGCGCTGGCCTTCGCCTCGGACGCCAGGAAGGCCGGCATCGAGGCCAGGGTCGAGTCCGGCACCTGGGAGGCCATCGCACCGCACATGAAGCAGGACGCGGTGCTCGCCGGCGGCGGCAGCCCTGCCGACCCCGACTTCGACCAGTACCTGCTGCTGCACTCCTCGCTCGCCGGCGACGGCTTCAACAACATGTCGCGGTACGCCGACGCCACCGTCGACGAGCAGCTGGTCGCGGCCCGCCGCACCGACGACCGGGCCGCCCGCAAGGCCGCCTACGACACCATTCAGCGGCGCCTGGCCGAGAACCCCGCCTACGTCTTCCTCACCCACGTCGACCACCTCTACGTCATCGCCGACCGCTGGCAGGGCCTGACCACCCAGGTCGAGCCGCACGACCACGGACTGGCCTCCGGCCCCTGGTGGAACGCAGAGGACTGGCAGCCCGCGAAGTGA
- a CDS encoding DeoR/GlpR family DNA-binding transcription regulator translates to MDRVEAQEERRRRIRESVIARGFVRTSDLAAEFGISLMTAHRDLDALQAQGWLRKVRGGATGLPSAQFHGSVAERMATMAATKQLLARAAARLLVPGQTVLLDDSTTCLLLAHHVSEHTPLTVITNSLPAVTTLAKEPGISLITLGGAYFPAYDAFMGLHTADAVRAYRADVLFLSTTAVANGRCYHTSPETVQVKRAMMESAARRVLVADHTKFTKDGLYALAPLADFDLLIVDDGLPAEQVRAVRAGGTEVLVVPARGGS, encoded by the coding sequence ATGGACCGGGTCGAGGCGCAGGAGGAACGGCGGCGCCGGATACGGGAGAGCGTGATCGCCCGGGGGTTCGTCCGGACCTCGGACCTCGCCGCCGAGTTCGGGATCAGCCTGATGACGGCCCACCGGGATCTGGACGCGCTGCAGGCACAGGGCTGGCTGCGCAAGGTGCGGGGCGGCGCGACCGGGCTGCCGTCGGCGCAGTTCCACGGCAGCGTGGCGGAGCGGATGGCGACCATGGCGGCGACCAAGCAGCTGCTGGCGCGGGCCGCCGCACGGCTGCTGGTCCCCGGCCAGACGGTGCTGCTGGACGACAGCACCACCTGTCTGCTGCTGGCGCACCACGTCTCCGAGCACACCCCGCTGACCGTGATCACCAACTCGCTGCCGGCCGTCACCACGCTCGCCAAGGAGCCCGGCATCTCGCTGATCACGCTCGGCGGGGCGTACTTCCCGGCCTATGACGCCTTCATGGGGCTGCACACCGCGGACGCCGTACGGGCCTACCGCGCCGATGTGCTGTTCCTGTCCACCACGGCCGTCGCCAACGGCCGCTGTTACCACACCTCACCGGAGACGGTGCAGGTCAAACGGGCCATGATGGAGAGCGCGGCGCGGCGGGTGCTGGTCGCCGACCACACCAAGTTCACCAAGGACGGGCTCTACGCGCTGGCGCCGCTGGCCGACTTCGACCTGCTGATCGTCGACGACGGGCTGCCGGCGGAGCAGGTACGGGCGGTGCGGGCGGGCGGCACGGAGGTGCTGGTGGTGCCGGCGCGCGGCGGGTCGTGA
- a CDS encoding ABC transporter permease has product MADTAKSLDAHGGWRDVPTAGRAAGGRTARALRVRVCAGLLALVVLAVLVVPPLLPLDPQAVALAEKLQPPSAAHPFGTDEVGRDLLLRCVHGLRVSLLVGVVAALAASVLGTAVGALAGALGGWADRAVMRVVDLFSSVPHLLLGIFVVAMFRPGVWPVIVSVALTHWLSTARIVRAEVLSLRSRPYLDAALTGGASRRRVMARHLLPAVLPQAGLAAVLMVPHAIWHESALSFLGLGLPAHEASLGIMANAARGSLLAGAWWPTLFPGLFLIVPTLAVAGLAGAWRERINPRRRSELML; this is encoded by the coding sequence ATGGCTGACACCGCCAAGTCCCTTGATGCGCATGGTGGTTGGCGCGATGTGCCGACCGCGGGACGCGCGGCCGGCGGCCGTACGGCGCGCGCCCTGCGGGTGCGGGTCTGCGCCGGACTGCTGGCGCTCGTCGTCCTCGCCGTGCTCGTCGTCCCGCCGCTCCTCCCTCTGGACCCGCAGGCGGTGGCCCTGGCCGAAAAGCTCCAACCCCCCTCCGCGGCCCATCCGTTCGGCACCGACGAGGTCGGCCGCGACCTGCTGCTGCGCTGCGTCCACGGGCTGCGGGTGTCGCTGCTGGTCGGAGTGGTCGCGGCGCTGGCCGCAAGCGTCCTCGGCACCGCCGTCGGCGCGCTGGCCGGCGCCCTCGGGGGCTGGGCCGACCGCGCCGTGATGCGGGTGGTCGACCTCTTCTCCTCCGTGCCGCACCTGCTGCTGGGCATCTTCGTCGTGGCGATGTTCCGGCCCGGCGTCTGGCCGGTGATCGTCTCGGTGGCGCTGACGCACTGGCTGTCGACCGCCCGCATCGTCCGCGCCGAGGTGCTCTCGCTGCGCTCCCGGCCGTATCTCGACGCGGCACTCACCGGCGGCGCCTCCCGCCGGCGGGTGATGGCCCGTCACCTCCTGCCCGCCGTACTCCCGCAGGCCGGACTCGCCGCCGTCCTCATGGTCCCGCACGCCATCTGGCACGAGTCCGCGCTGTCGTTCCTGGGCCTGGGGCTGCCCGCCCACGAGGCGAGCCTGGGCATCATGGCCAACGCCGCCCGCGGCTCCCTGCTGGCCGGGGCCTGGTGGCCCACGCTCTTCCCGGGCCTGTTCCTCATCGTCCCCACCCTCGCCGTCGCGGGCCTGGCCGGCGCCTGGCGGGAGCGGATCAACCCGCGCCGCCGATCGGAGCTGATGCTGTGA
- a CDS encoding acyl-CoA thioesterase, whose amino-acid sequence MADGAKAVADASGTPAAGAAEPFTVPITVRGYETDTQGHLNQSVYLQYAEHARWSLLQACGIGQSAMVATGVGPVTVETTIRYRRELRAGDEVEVSAAIVWGEGRTFVFEQTVRKADGTVAAEISAVCGLLDLTERKLVKDPGAVLRTLSDDPSPLGLSAK is encoded by the coding sequence GTGGCGGACGGGGCGAAGGCAGTGGCGGACGCGAGCGGGACTCCGGCGGCAGGGGCGGCCGAGCCGTTCACCGTGCCCATCACCGTCCGGGGCTACGAGACCGACACCCAGGGCCACCTCAACCAGAGCGTCTACCTCCAGTACGCCGAGCACGCCCGCTGGTCGCTGCTCCAGGCGTGCGGCATCGGGCAGAGCGCCATGGTCGCCACCGGCGTCGGCCCGGTGACCGTCGAGACCACCATCCGCTACCGGCGTGAGCTGCGGGCCGGCGACGAGGTCGAGGTGAGCGCCGCGATCGTCTGGGGCGAGGGCAGGACCTTCGTCTTCGAGCAGACCGTGCGCAAGGCGGACGGCACGGTGGCCGCCGAGATCAGCGCCGTCTGCGGGCTGCTGGACCTCACCGAGCGCAAGCTGGTCAAGGACCCCGGGGCGGTGCTGCGCACGCTCTCTGACGACCCGTCACCGCTCGGCCTGAGCGCGAAGTGA
- a CDS encoding S1 family peptidase, with the protein MERRFRKAALWSAAVVAMLAAVAPHSPAHALPQSDPSPQPSQRGMLDAMRRDLGLTPAQARTRLAQEAEAQHTSLAVRRALAVPPAGMWFDKQTGKLVVAVTNAADVRRVRAAGAVPKVVRHSRATLNGVVRQIAERAGRGVPGVTGWGVDERANGVVVRVDRAARTKRTAGFESAVRQVAVRSRVPVTVERSDQAPRQQSGTVVGGQRWMPGTEGICSIGFSVTGPGSYRGFLTAGHCTLKPDLPAYGKDGSLMGISNEGGAHSVNGHDGDFGLVTVNQPDWRLSSAVAGQGGSPVAVTGAQEGIVGTSVCHSGQTSGWRCGEITRTGQTVDYGTAVVNGLSFTNACSAAGDSGGSYVSQPGAPKAVGVHSGGGAATCKTGGDTVTIFQPIQEALEKWDLRLVTGTP; encoded by the coding sequence ATGGAACGCCGCTTTCGCAAGGCCGCTCTGTGGAGTGCGGCCGTGGTCGCCATGCTGGCGGCCGTCGCACCGCACAGTCCGGCACACGCCCTGCCGCAGTCCGACCCCAGTCCCCAGCCCTCGCAGCGCGGCATGCTGGATGCGATGCGCCGCGACCTGGGGCTGACGCCGGCTCAGGCGCGAACCCGGCTCGCGCAGGAGGCCGAGGCGCAGCACACCTCCCTCGCGGTGCGCCGGGCGCTGGCCGTGCCGCCCGCCGGGATGTGGTTCGACAAGCAGACCGGCAAGCTCGTCGTCGCGGTGACCAACGCCGCCGACGTCCGCCGCGTCCGGGCCGCGGGGGCGGTGCCCAAGGTCGTCCGGCACAGCCGGGCCACGCTCAACGGGGTGGTGCGGCAGATCGCGGAACGGGCCGGCCGCGGCGTACCGGGCGTCACCGGCTGGGGCGTGGACGAGCGCGCCAACGGGGTCGTGGTCCGGGTCGACCGCGCGGCGCGGACCAAGCGGACCGCCGGTTTCGAAAGCGCGGTACGGCAGGTCGCCGTCCGCTCGCGGGTCCCGGTCACCGTCGAGCGCAGCGACCAGGCGCCGCGCCAGCAGAGCGGCACGGTCGTCGGCGGCCAGCGCTGGATGCCGGGCACCGAGGGCATCTGCTCCATCGGCTTCTCGGTGACCGGTCCGGGCAGCTACCGCGGCTTTCTGACGGCGGGTCACTGCACCCTCAAGCCCGACCTGCCGGCGTACGGCAAGGACGGCAGCCTGATGGGGATCTCGAACGAGGGCGGGGCGCACAGCGTCAACGGGCACGACGGCGACTTCGGGCTGGTCACGGTCAACCAGCCGGACTGGCGGCTGAGTTCGGCGGTGGCGGGCCAGGGCGGCAGCCCGGTCGCCGTCACCGGTGCCCAGGAGGGCATCGTCGGGACGTCGGTCTGCCACTCGGGCCAGACCAGCGGGTGGCGCTGCGGTGAGATCACCCGCACCGGGCAGACCGTGGACTACGGCACCGCCGTCGTCAACGGGCTGTCCTTCACCAACGCCTGCTCGGCGGCTGGGGATTCGGGCGGATCGTACGTCTCGCAACCCGGCGCCCCGAAGGCCGTAGGGGTGCACTCCGGCGGCGGTGCCGCGACCTGCAAGACCGGCGGGGACACCGTCACCATCTTCCAGCCGATCCAGGAAGCGCTGGAGAAGTGGGATCTGCGGCTGGTGACCGGCACCCCGTGA
- a CDS encoding cell wall hydrolase, with product MPSDARPQVPSVRGPVAFDALPGALRNVAYSGVRHPGATPPECPSYAADGNSALTGGANCQRYAYAVLRHFGLLVPPLRSAELWADRDATRPADPTRPLDLVLFDAGPVADRPPGYGAHVGVHLGPDQVLHLCREVGRPAVWRYADFAARPRYARFLGAKRVVVANSGAEGGC from the coding sequence GTGCCCTCCGACGCCCGTCCCCAAGTCCCCTCCGTGCGCGGCCCGGTCGCCTTCGACGCGCTGCCCGGGGCGCTGCGCAACGTCGCCTACTCGGGCGTCCGCCATCCGGGAGCGACGCCACCTGAATGCCCGTCATACGCGGCGGACGGGAACTCCGCCCTCACCGGCGGCGCCAACTGCCAGCGCTACGCCTACGCCGTCCTGCGCCACTTCGGCCTGCTGGTCCCCCCGTTGCGCTCGGCCGAACTCTGGGCGGACCGGGACGCGACCCGGCCGGCCGACCCGACCCGCCCGCTGGACCTGGTCCTCTTCGACGCCGGCCCGGTCGCGGACCGGCCGCCGGGCTACGGCGCGCACGTGGGCGTCCACCTGGGACCCGACCAAGTGCTGCACCTGTGCCGGGAGGTGGGCCGGCCGGCCGTGTGGCGCTACGCCGACTTCGCGGCCCGGCCGCGCTATGCGCGCTTCCTGGGTGCCAAGCGGGTGGTGGTGGCCAACTCCGGTGCGGAGGGCGGCTGTTAG